The Nitrososphaerota archaeon genome window below encodes:
- a CDS encoding matrixin family metalloprotease, producing MGDSAIALGVDSQTRLPLHRTQSLSVDDVSVYSWLKLVDVTSPTHNVSWIWLTPQKHIYYNTSDIIPDPGKGRSWSEYYVWSWIDVRGHVPSQLTGVWVVEVFVDGVKVLVQSFSIRDDTPLSQPVYGFSWPSYNIEVYVHSGPSYARQAVINAMRQWNFSQIWFQTTYGLPSRPTYSLIVSDNPSAPIQIYFSETQTTEDWGYARYKYWYNSTGYFTNVTCSISVILSLKDGRELNDVAIENVALHELGHALGLDHVQRMGDLMNRITGNFYDIHYPTTLNLYTLYQLSNIHKVNATLKSYTLPSFIDYTTSPPFGAEAEQAWTGAAATDNNGMVSFNIAGRYVTFRFIDETTGNPVPGVSVGFALDNKTKSRGVLFAIDPQGRFLPYIVILEGSGNVVKTSMSSGNVVNTSLFSTTDETPPLVALFLPKGPQTVMGKVLLDWLPKTVEKVLSIKDIAVLAAKVLDQSGLPLGEYAKKLSISETRTLTYDEAWSELKADIKDRVKEYLLFFTQPEFLATAGRSIPDLKGVIIDAASFALDANAILACDPNHMVEVTEVNKIMKFYKIVPIDSSEWDTALVRLSATDQYGQSLTQGSLDLVSTSDIGLGFSTTLDSSGKATIEVPKGKYAIRVSSPGYSSVTQEVIIEEAGNSLSVALKAAAEAKLQEKWRGTTWTGYFTLEFQKGAGNGKGTVNLLIYKQSDDQIEGLISFKVDFLQPESPEVLSWLSGLTGPVIGRVSEKLVPGGKITQVDMVIGWGGLPVSGTYDTQTMELNYQEKDLKLRIILTREEIIPAPGPEVGAEFKVSNLMINPTEVIAGEAVEISVTVTNVGKQSGEYSVTLTINGVVEDVKTVSLAAGESKLVTFSVAKDAAGIYNVDVNGLLGSFRVEDVFKLSVFPTSQQEVKEGDTINGGSWTFKISWASKVPKPVKLEVIEITGGTSPGFPDYKIRGEWWGNPTKGVAKEESAGLTLYADRLPEDVGHVYPVGEYEVTIRATAINSAYSKPQYVTVSLKVLPCSSSWALALPAERVGDYRLALGPIPKNASAVWEPAKSQSSFKADDEPSIVSWIRFENIFPSKKEFNVPDHVVRWEWINPDGDLVRTETKFIPTTPKRCQFWLKYNVFDELPSSNFADSPGKWTVKVYFDDTLKLTQNFEVEAPFDFSVSVNPSENTVVKGGSATYTITVTLVSGKGMLVTLGTPEEDDLRFSLNPSSGIPPFTSTLTVYTHKETEAGRWQFTLYGKGGGKVHGTDKIYLTVKEAEVEVPFDFSVSVSPAELSVVKGSSVSYKVMVSLVSGEPKQITLYAPKSDEKLAFQLNPSSGTPPFTSTLTVYTSNATDAGRWSFKIVAVGEGVHHETDNIYLTVEPIQVSKCIIATAAYGSELNPHVQFLRGFRENVVLKTFAGSQFMNVFNAWYYSFSPSVAAYISSQDSLKAVVRGILYPLLGILHLGVIVNNTLTFNGEVGIVVTGIVVSALIGFIYSTPLTLIPLYAAKKWRKNALKLSRLKILLPLWITSLMTILLGEAILSPTLMMIGTGLLVLLTVTLASLATSISALKAAYKISHR from the coding sequence GTGGGTGACAGCGCCATCGCACTAGGTGTTGATTCTCAAACTCGTTTACCTCTTCACAGAACTCAATCGCTTTCCGTAGACGATGTCTCAGTTTACTCCTGGCTTAAGTTGGTTGATGTCACCTCTCCTACACATAACGTTAGTTGGATCTGGTTGACTCCGCAGAAGCATATTTACTACAACACCTCTGACATTATTCCAGATCCTGGAAAGGGGAGGAGCTGGTCTGAGTATTATGTGTGGTCTTGGATTGATGTTCGAGGTCACGTTCCGTCTCAACTAACTGGTGTATGGGTGGTAGAGGTCTTCGTCGATGGTGTAAAGGTGCTGGTTCAGAGCTTCTCCATCAGAGACGATACGCCTCTCAGCCAACCAGTGTATGGGTTTTCTTGGCCATCTTACAACATAGAGGTATATGTTCACTCTGGTCCGTCTTATGCACGCCAAGCCGTCATTAACGCAATGAGGCAGTGGAACTTTAGCCAGATCTGGTTCCAGACCACATACGGCCTACCTTCAAGACCGACCTACAGCCTGATTGTTTCAGACAATCCATCAGCACCTATTCAAATATACTTTAGCGAGACTCAGACGACAGAAGACTGGGGGTACGCGCGCTACAAATACTGGTATAACTCTACAGGATACTTCACTAACGTGACGTGCTCGATATCGGTAATCCTATCTCTAAAGGATGGGCGTGAGCTGAATGATGTTGCGATAGAGAATGTTGCTCTACACGAGCTTGGACACGCCCTAGGCTTGGATCACGTTCAGAGAATGGGTGATTTGATGAATCGTATAACCGGCAACTTCTACGATATACATTACCCAACGACACTGAACCTCTACACCCTCTACCAGCTTTCAAACATACACAAAGTCAACGCCACCTTAAAATCATACACCCTACCGAGCTTCATAGATTACACCACATCACCACCATTTGGAGCTGAAGCAGAGCAAGCGTGGACAGGTGCTGCTGCCACTGACAACAATGGTATGGTCTCTTTCAATATTGCTGGCAGGTACGTAACTTTCAGATTTATTGATGAGACGACAGGCAATCCCGTTCCAGGGGTTTCGGTCGGATTTGCGCTCGATAATAAGACAAAGTCGCGGGGCGTACTCTTTGCTATTGATCCACAGGGGCGATTCCTACCATACATCGTAATACTAGAAGGAAGCGGAAACGTGGTCAAGACATCTATGTCAAGCGGAAATGTAGTTAATACATCTTTATTCAGCACCACAGACGAAACTCCACCACTCGTCGCTTTATTTCTTCCAAAAGGTCCACAAACCGTGATGGGAAAAGTTCTCCTGGACTGGTTGCCAAAAACGGTAGAAAAAGTCTTATCAATTAAGGACATCGCTGTGTTAGCCGCAAAGGTCCTTGACCAAAGCGGACTGCCCTTGGGAGAGTATGCTAAGAAGCTGAGCATTTCTGAGACAAGGACATTGACATATGATGAAGCGTGGAGCGAGCTGAAAGCAGACATAAAGGATAGAGTTAAGGAGTACTTGCTCTTCTTCACGCAACCGGAGTTTCTTGCTACTGCAGGACGAAGTATACCTGACCTAAAAGGTGTGATAATTGATGCGGCATCGTTTGCTTTGGACGCAAATGCAATACTAGCGTGTGACCCCAACCATATGGTCGAGGTGACTGAAGTCAACAAGATTATGAAGTTTTATAAGATCGTACCAATAGATTCGAGTGAGTGGGACACAGCTCTTGTTCGCTTATCCGCAACCGATCAATACGGGCAGTCTCTGACCCAAGGCTCATTAGATCTCGTCAGCACAAGCGATATCGGCCTTGGTTTCAGCACCACACTCGATAGCTCTGGCAAAGCCACAATAGAAGTTCCTAAGGGCAAGTATGCTATTAGGGTTAGCTCACCAGGCTACTCCTCGGTTACCCAAGAGGTGATAATCGAGGAAGCAGGAAACAGTTTGTCAGTGGCACTAAAGGCAGCGGCTGAGGCAAAGTTACAGGAAAAGTGGAGAGGAACTACGTGGACAGGGTATTTTACGTTAGAGTTTCAGAAGGGAGCAGGGAATGGGAAAGGCACAGTCAACCTCCTAATTTACAAACAAAGCGATGACCAAATAGAAGGTTTGATCAGCTTTAAAGTTGATTTCTTACAGCCTGAGAGCCCTGAAGTATTAAGCTGGTTGAGCGGTCTAACCGGGCCTGTAATCGGGAGGGTAAGTGAAAAGTTAGTGCCTGGAGGCAAGATCACGCAGGTAGATATGGTGATTGGCTGGGGAGGGTTGCCTGTCTCTGGGACCTACGACACGCAAACTATGGAGTTGAACTACCAAGAAAAAGATCTCAAATTGAGGATTATCCTTACCCGTGAGGAGATTATCCCAGCGCCTGGGCCTGAGGTAGGCGCTGAATTTAAGGTGAGTAACCTAATGATTAACCCCACCGAGGTTATCGCAGGAGAAGCCGTAGAAATCTCCGTAACCGTTACTAACGTAGGAAAACAGTCAGGCGAATACAGCGTAACCCTCACTATCAATGGGGTAGTAGAAGATGTTAAGACAGTCAGCCTTGCAGCCGGGGAATCCAAGTTAGTAACGTTTAGCGTAGCAAAAGATGCGGCTGGGATATATAATGTTGACGTTAATGGATTATTAGGAAGCTTTAGAGTTGAGGATGTATTCAAGCTCTCGGTCTTCCCCACAAGCCAACAGGAGGTTAAGGAGGGTGACACAATCAATGGCGGTTCTTGGACTTTTAAGATCAGTTGGGCGAGTAAAGTACCTAAGCCTGTTAAGTTAGAAGTCATTGAGATAACTGGAGGGACTTCGCCTGGTTTTCCAGATTACAAGATAAGAGGGGAGTGGTGGGGAAACCCGACGAAGGGAGTTGCTAAGGAGGAGTCTGCAGGGCTTACACTTTACGCTGATCGTCTCCCAGAGGATGTGGGGCACGTATATCCAGTTGGTGAATATGAGGTCACGATCAGAGCTACTGCCATCAATTCCGCCTATTCGAAGCCCCAGTATGTGACTGTATCTTTGAAAGTTCTTCCATGCTCCTCGAGTTGGGCCTTAGCTCTCCCAGCCGAGAGGGTAGGAGACTACCGTCTTGCTTTGGGGCCGATACCGAAGAATGCCAGCGCAGTTTGGGAGCCGGCTAAAAGCCAATCCAGTTTCAAAGCTGATGATGAACCCTCGATAGTTTCGTGGATAAGATTCGAAAACATCTTCCCCTCGAAGAAGGAGTTTAACGTTCCTGATCACGTGGTGAGATGGGAGTGGATTAACCCTGATGGAGATTTAGTTCGAACAGAAACCAAGTTCATCCCTACTACTCCAAAGCGTTGCCAATTTTGGCTCAAGTATAACGTCTTTGATGAGCTACCCAGCTCTAATTTTGCTGACAGCCCAGGTAAATGGACCGTTAAAGTCTATTTCGATGATACGTTAAAGCTAACCCAAAACTTCGAAGTTGAGGCACCATTTGACTTCAGTGTTTCGGTAAATCCTTCTGAGAACACGGTCGTCAAGGGAGGTTCAGCTACCTACACTATAACCGTCACCCTAGTTAGTGGAAAGGGGATGCTAGTTACTTTGGGTACACCAGAAGAGGATGACCTCAGATTCAGCCTTAACCCATCCTCAGGTATACCGCCCTTCACCTCTACACTAACAGTATACACTCATAAAGAGACTGAAGCAGGTCGATGGCAATTTACATTGTATGGTAAGGGTGGGGGTAAGGTTCATGGAACAGATAAGATCTATCTGACAGTGAAGGAGGCTGAGGTTGAGGTGCCCTTCGACTTCAGCGTCTCTGTCAGCCCTGCTGAGCTGAGCGTTGTTAAAGGTAGTTCGGTTTCATACAAAGTTATGGTCTCGTTGGTGAGTGGGGAGCCGAAGCAGATTACCCTCTACGCACCCAAGTCAGATGAGAAGCTCGCCTTCCAGCTTAACCCGTCCTCAGGCACACCACCTTTCACATCCACATTAACGGTATACACTTCAAACGCTACCGATGCTGGTAGATGGTCGTTTAAGATAGTTGCTGTAGGAGAAGGTGTGCACCACGAAACAGACAACATCTACCTGACCGTTGAGCCCATACAGGTCAGCAAATGTATCATTGCAACCGCAGCTTACGGCTCTGAGCTCAACCCTCACGTTCAGTTCCTAAGAGGATTCAGGGAGAACGTTGTCCTTAAAACATTTGCAGGCAGCCAATTCATGAATGTCTTTAATGCTTGGTACTACTCTTTCAGCCCAAGTGTTGCGGCATACATCTCCTCACAAGACTCTTTGAAGGCTGTTGTGAGAGGCATCCTCTACCCACTCCTCGGAATACTACACTTAGGTGTTATCGTGAACAACACGCTGACCTTCAACGGTGAAGTAGGTATCGTAGTAACAGGCATAGTGGTAAGCGCTTTGATAGGATTCATATACTCCACACCACTAACCTTAATCCCGCTCTACGCAGCTAAGAAGTGGAGGAAGAATGCGCTGAAACTTAGCAGGCTTAAGATTCTCCTACCGCTTTGGATCACAAGCTTGATGACGATTCTCTTAGGGGAAGCGATCCTATCGCCAACCCTGATGATGATCGGCACCGGACTCCTAGTATTACTAACAGTAACCTTAGCTTCACTAGCGACAAGCATCTCAGCACTTAAAGCAGCCTACAAGATATCACACCGGTAA